The following coding sequences lie in one Maniola jurtina chromosome 11, ilManJurt1.1, whole genome shotgun sequence genomic window:
- the LOC123869960 gene encoding T-cell activation inhibitor, mitochondrial has product MFLLKKIVHKSFHPFPFSFDEYKLSKMYSRLKIKCGCVGGILCRSLSSAEISTALRPFYFSVHPDLFGKYPEQRKINENSLQQLSALIEAQQSSQNVSIPTLPFYLRQKDKPEGNFKLVNIQLNSQNVRETIVKILNACEISTNFIDKIPRSSNKPHSRNIDFTKAYEKYTTEFEKAAEMKRKVEEKKAITNIIEWIYENSDLAKEKYESTRATRHQVQTLIEHLCKTYGIKEVKYDSGWNISHIRGALQSLASMASQHSKHMSNLKARTIALGQFTGVSLDGDVFLNIIDVRHEWLSLIKKVSQEDSALIEIPKYEKALSSILRNIHICRRKFMPKVSAAQYCSHLRQLITSIGDFYGNGRKIPESVPESLSKYEIVVEPEAGPLMVSPTGQFITPSSCPAEELIPFIATHLDEATTLLTEYSINKHVEKALYIEVKERFGLLELKKDDSITPGLMIMCCQRLLTRSDKLETKLRGNILYVTHYYSVLSEGTLCIPWNFK; this is encoded by the exons atgtttttgttaaaaaaaatagtgcaCAAATCGTTCCATCCATTTCCATTCTCATTCGACGAATACAAATTGTCCAAAATGTATAGCCGCCTGAAGATAAA ATGTGGATGTGTAGGAGGTATACTTTGCAGATCCCTGAGTTCGGCAGAAATATCCACCGCTTTAAGGCCATTTTATTTCAGTGTTCATCCTGATTTATTTGGAAAGTATCCAGAACAAAGA aaaattaatgaaaattcaCTGCAACAGTTAAGTGCACTAATAGAAGCCCAGCAATCTAGTCAAAATGTGTCCATACCGACCCTTCCATTTTATTTGAGACAAAAGGACAAACCAGAAG GTAATTTTAAACTAGTTAATATACAACTAAATAGCCAAAATGTGAGAGAGACAATAGTAAAAATCTTAAATGCCTGTGAAATCTCAACTAATTTTATAGATAAAATTCCCAGAAGTTCAAACAAACCACATTCCAG gaaCATTGACTTTACTAAAGCCTATGAAAAATACACAACAGAATTTGAAAAAGCAGCAGAGATGAAACGAAAAGTTGAAGAAAAGAAAGCCATCaccaatattat AGAATGGATATATGAAAACAGTGATCttgcaaaagaaaaatatgaaTCAACAAGAGCTACAAGACACCAAGTTCAAACCTTAATAGAGCATCTCTGCAAAACATATGGTATAAAAGAA GTTAAATATGACAGTGGTTGGAATATCAGTCATATCAGAGGCGCTCTACAAAGTCTCGCATCTATGGCCTCGCAGCATTCAAAACATATGAGCAATTTAAAGG CCAGAACGATAGCATTAGGTCAATTCACTGGCGTTAGCTTGGATGGCGATGTGTTTCTCAATATTATCGACGTCCGACACGAATGGCTTTCG ttaataaaaaaagtaagtcAAGAAGACAGTGCCTTAATAGAGATTCCTAAATATGAGAAAGCCTTATCCAGTATACTAAGGAACATACACATCTGTAGAAG GAAATTCATGCCAAAAGTATCAGCAGCCCAGTATTGCAGCCACCTGAGACAACTGATCACATCAATAGGAGACTTTTATGGAAATGGAAGAAAAATCCCCGAATCTGTACCGGAATCTCTTAGTAAATACGAAATAGTTGTTGAACC GGAAGCGGGTCCTCTGATGGTATCACCCACAGGCCAGTTCATCACGCCGTCATCATGCCCCGCGGAGGAACTCATCCCGTTCATCGCGACCCATCTCGACGAAGCCACGACCCTCCTCACCGAGTATAGCAT TAATAAACATGTTGAAAAGGCGCTTTACATTGAAGTGAAAGAGCGTTTTGGGTTATTGGAACTTAAAAAGGACGACAGTATCACCCCAGGTCTCATGATTATGTGCTGTCAGAGACTGCTCACTCGAAGCGATAAACTAGAAACG aAACTACGTGGAAATATTTTGTACGTCACCCACTACTACTCTGTACTATCGGAAGGTACATTATGTATACCTTGGAATTTTAAATGA